Part of the Cyanobacteria bacterium QS_8_64_29 genome is shown below.
CCACTATTGACGAGCTCCGCGCCTCCATTGCCAGCGTCCGGACCGAGCTCAACCACTACAACAACCACCAATCGGCCTAAAGCGCTCCCGGCGCTGCTAATCTGACCGGCAGCTCGGGCCCATTTCGTTAGGAATTAGCGTGTCTGTCGCGTCTCAGGACTCCAAACGCTCGCTCAAATACGCCTTCCGCCCCATTGCCTGGCACCCCGCGCGCCGGTGGGCCAAGTCTCCCCAATACCGGTGGAACCGCGAGAACTATTCGCCCGCACGGCGGCGCTTGGACATTTGGCATTTTGCCGCGCGCTTGTTGCTGCGGTTGTGGCTGGACGGCCAGCGCTGGAGCTATCTGGGTGGCTACAGCGAGGCCAAGCGGCAGGCCCGCCGCCAGGCGCTAGCGGTCTGGATCCGCGACAGCCTGCTCGCGCTGGGCCCAACCTTCATCAAGCTGGGCCAACTGTTTTCCACCCGCGGCGACCTACTTCCCACCGAGTACGTCACGGAGCTCTCCAAGCTCCAGGACCGGGTGCCCGCCTTCGACTACGAGCAGGCCGCTGCCATTATCGAGGCGGATTTGGGCAAGCCGGTGGGCGAGCTCTTTGCCAGCTTCGAGCCCACGCCCATGGCCTCGGCCAGCCTGGGGCAAGTGCACAAAGCCCAGCTCCACAACGGCGAGGAGGTCGCGGTCAAAGTGCAGCGACCGGGCCTCAAGCGGCTGTTTAGCATCGATCTGGCCATTTTGGAGCAGGTGGCCCGCTACGTTCACAACCACCCGCAGTGGGGGCGCGGGCGCGATTGGCTGGGCGTCTACCACGAGTGCTGCCGCATCCTGTGGCAGGAGGCGGACTATCTCAACGAAGGCCGCAATGCCGATACCTTCCGCCGCCACTTTCGCGGCGATGCGCGCGTGCGCGTACCTCGGGTCTGCTGGCGCTACACCTCGCTGCGGGTGCTGACGCTGGAGTACGTGCCCGGGATCAAAATCAGCCACCACCAGGCCCTGGACGCGGCCGGGCTGGATCGCAAGCGCCTGGCCCGCTGGGGCGCCGAGACCTACCTGGAACAGCTGCTCAACAACGGCTTTTTCCACGCCGATCCCCACCCCGGCAACCTGGCCGCGAGCCCGCAAGGGGAGCTGATCTTCTACGACTTCGGCATGATGGGGCGGATCGAGAGCGACGTCCGCGCTGGGCTGATGGAGACCCTGTTCGGCATTAGCGAGCGCAACGCCGAGCGGGTGATGCAGTCGCTGATCGAGCTGGGCGCGCTGGCCCCAAGCGAGGACATGGGCCCCGTGCGGCGCTCGATCCAGTACATGCTGGATCATTTTATGGACCAGCCCTTCGAGGCGCAATCCGTAAGCGAAATTGGCGACGACCTCTACGAGATCGCCTACGACCAACCCTTTCGCTTTCCGGCCACCTTCACCTTCGTCATGCGGGCCTTTTCCACCCTAGAGGGGGTAGGCAAGGGCCTGGATCCCGACTTTGACATAATGGAGGTCGCCCAACCCTTTGCGTCCGATCTGATGGCACGCCGATCCAGCAGCGGCAACACGGTTTTTGACGAGCTTGGGCGCCAGGCCGCCCAAGCTAGCAACACGGCGCTGGGCCTACCGCGGCGCCTGGACGAGACCATCGACAAGCTCGAGCGCGGCGACCTGCGCGTGCGGGTGCGCTCGATCGAATCCGATCGCATCCTGCGCCGCCTCAGCGGCATCCAGCAGGGAACCAACTACACGCTGATTGCCAGTACCCTGACGCTCTCGGCGACGATCTTGCTGGTCAACGGCTACGCCATTTTGGCTGGGGTCGTGGTTGTGGGGGCCGCTGGCGCCGGATTTGCTTTTTGGCGGCTGGTGCGGCGTCTGGATCGCATGGACCGCATGTCCTAGCCCATGCAACCCAGCTTTGCCGGTGCCAGCGACTGCGGCCGGGTGCGCGCCAGCAACCAGGACCGCTACTGCAGCGACCCGCAAGGGCGCTTTTTCCTGGTGGCCGACGGCATGGGCGGCCACGCCGGGGGCGAGCGCGCCAGCGAGCTCGCCATTGCCACGGTGCGCGATTGCCTCGCCCAGGACTGGGACACCGCTACCGACCCGGGCGCGCTGCTGGTCGAGGCCATCGCGGCGGCCAACACCGCCATCACCACCGAGCAGGGCCAACACCCGGAGCGCTCGCAGATGGGCACCACTCTGGTAGCGCTGGCCCTGCGCGAGGAGCAGGCATGGTGCGCTCACGTGGGCGATTCGCGCCTCTATCGGCTGCGCGCTAGCGAGCTAGTCCAGCTCACCGCCGACCACAACTGGGCAGCCCAGGCCGTGCGCGCCGGGGAGCTCTCCCCCGAGCAGGCCCGCAGCCACCCTTACCGCAACCTGCTGGTGCAGTGCCTGGGGCAGACTCCGCCGCCAACGCCCGAGGTTGCACCACTGGCGGTGCAGGCCGGCGATCGCTGGCTGCTGTGCAGCGACGGCCTCAACGGCGAGCTCACCGATGCCGAGATTCGCGACAGCTGGCAGGCCAGCGACAGCTGCCAGGCCGCCGTCGAGGTCCTAATTGCTGCGGCCAAGGCGCGCGGCGGCTCGGACAACATTACCGCCGTGGCGGTCGCGGCGCCGTCCTAGACGGCAGCTTGCCCGATCCAGCGGACCGCCTCACCCAAATCGGCGGCGACGGCATCGGGGGCGCTGGGGTGCTGGTAGCGGCCCGCCAGGACCGAGTCCCCATAGCCGGTGCGCACCAGAATCCCAGTGGCGCCGGCGTTATGGGCCAAATCGATGTCGGTGGCTTTATCGCCGACGACAAAGCTGCGCCCCAGGTCCAGATCATGGGCCCAGGCCGCAGCCACCAGCATGCCCGTGTTGGGCTTGCGCCACGCGCTCCAGCGGGCAAATTCTGGGACGCAGCCGCCGGCAGTGGGCGGCAGGTCCAGGCAGTAGTAGATGGCATCGAGCCAGGCTCGGGCCTGGGCGTGCAGGCAGCGGCTGAGCCGGCGGTGCAGGGCCTCGACGTGAGCGCAGCTGTAGTAGCCGCGGGCCGGGCCGGACTGGTTGGAGACCAGGCAGCAGAACCACTGCTGCTGGTTGAGCTGGCGCAGCGCCTGCGCCGCACCGGGAATGAGTTCTAAGTCCGCGACCTGGTGCAGGTAGCCGGCCTCGCGGTTGAGCACACCGTCGCGATCGAGAAAGACGGCCGCCCTAGCCACCCCACACTGCCTCCAGCACTGTCTCGGGTGCAATGTCGGCGATGTTGCCGGTGGGCGAGGCGATGCCCACGCAGCGATCGCGCTCGGGGGGCAGGAGCTTGTCGGGGTCAGTGGGGCCGAACAAAGCAATGGTGTAGGTACCGGTAGCCACGGCCAGGTGCATGGGGGCGCTATCAGTACACAGCAGCAAGCTACTGCCGCCGATGGTGGCGGCGAGCTTGCCCGCATCGGGCGGGGCGGTGGTTTTGAGCTCGGGGTCGGCTTGCTGCATGGCGGCCACCCAGTCGCGGTCCTCGGGGCCCTGCAGCAGCACGATGGGCAAATCGGGCTGCTTGTCGCGGATGTCGCGGACGATCGCCTGCCACTTCTGGGTGGGATAGGTTTTGTCGATGCCCTTATCGGCAGCCAGCCGGCTGCTGCCGCCGTGCAGCAGCACGTAGCGGCTGCCGGCAATGCCCAACCGCTGCTGCTCGCGCTCCACCCAGTCAATGTCGGGCTGAGGGAAACTTAGGCGCGGCGGCGGACAGGGCGCGGCAATGCCCAACCCCTGCAGCAGGTCGTGGTAGAGCTCGGCGGCGTACTGCTCGGGCTTGAGCGGGACCGGATCGGTCAGGAACCAGTCGGACTGGGTCTGATAGCCCACGCGGGTAGGAATGCCCGCCAACCACAGCAGCAGCCCCACGGTCCAGCGGCGGCCCAGCGCCAGGGCCGCTTCGTACTCGCGATCGCGCAGGGTGCCCAATAAATTAAGATAGTCTGCAGCTCCGTTGCGGGCTTTGAAATCAAACGTTAGCACGGAGTCGGCGTGCGGACAGACGCGGTAGGCGCCACGGGCGCGCGGTTCGACCAGAACGTCGACGATGGCCTGCGGGTACTGCTGCTTGAGCGTCTCCAGGGTGGGAAAAAACAGGATCTGGTCGCCAATGCCGCCGGGGACGAGGGCAAGGATCTGCATGGCGCGGGTCAGCTACGGGCACGACGGTAAGCGAGCGTAGCACGTTGGGCATCCGGACGAGCCGAGCATGCATTTACTGATTCCTGCGGCCGGTTTGGGCAGCCGCATGGGCGGCGATCGCAACAAGCTGCTGCTGAGGCTGTTGGATCGCCCCCTATTGGCTTGGACCCTGCTAGCCGTGCGCGAGGCCAGCACCATTCATTGGGTGGGGCTGATCGGCCAACCGGGGGACTTTGAGGCCTTTGAGGCCATTGCCAGCGAGGTGGGGCTGCCCCAGGCCATTCAATTCATCCGCGGCGGCGAGACGCGCCAGGACTCGGTCTACAACGGGCTGCAGGCGCTGCCGTCCCAGGCCGAGCGCGTGCTGATCCACGACGGGGCGCGCTGCCTAGTGACCTCCACGCTGCTGGATCGCTGCGGCGAGGCCCTGGATGGCTGCCAGGCCCTGATTGCGGCGGTCCCGGTCAAAGACACGGTCAAGATGGTGGATGGCGACGGCCGCATCGAGCAGACTCCGGATCGGCGCCGGATGTGGGCGGCCCAGACGCCACAAGGGTTTGAGGTGGCGCGGCTGCGGCAGTGCCACCACCAGGGCCGCGCCCGCGGCTGGCAGGTCACCGACGATGCCGCCCTGTTCGAGCGCTGCCAGCTCCCGGTCCGGACCATCCAGGGTGAGGAGACCAATCTCAAGGTCACCACGCAGGCGGATCTGGCCGTCGCCGAAGCGCTGCTGCGGCAGCAGTTGGTGCAGCCGGCGCAGCGGCGGCCCTCCTGAGGGCGGGCACGCCGGCGTGATCGCCGCCGTCACTATTGTGGGCGAAGCGCAACAGAGGCCATGGCACGGCGACCCAGGTGGCGGTGGTTGGGCGCAGCTCTGGCGCTGGGCTTGTTGGGGGCAGCCAGCGTCATTCCGCTGCAGTTGGCCCGGGCACGGCAGCAGCAGCCGCAGCCAGAGGCTGTGTTGGTACTAGGTGGAGGCGGCAGCGAGCGCATGCAGCGGGCGGCGCGGTTGTTGCGCCAGCGCCCGCAGCTCGAGGCCTGGATCTCGGCACCCAAGCAGACGTGGCCGGCCAACCGAGCTGCCTTTCGCCAGACAGGGGTGGCCCGCGATCGCCTGCACCCGGATTTTTGCCCCACCGACACGGTGACCAACTTCACCTGCCTGCTACAAAACGAGGCCTTCCAAGCGGCCGGGATCCAGCACCTGTACGTGGTGACCTCGGACTACCACATGCGACGCGCCCGCACCATCGCGGTGTTGGTGTTGGGCAGCCGCGGCATTGCCGTGACCCCGCTGGCGGTGCCCACCTCGCGATCGCCGGAGGACTGGCAGCGTGCAGCGCGGGATGCCCTCCGGTCGCTGCTGTGGCTGGCTACGGGCCGCACGGGTGCTGGCCTGGCGCAATGGCTGAGCACTCTTAAAACAGATAAAGAGATATTCTTGAAGACTATTCCTCTTTTGTTATTTTCGAGGTAATCTATAGCAATCACAACTTACACGTGAACGAACCCGTACTGGCGTAGCATCGAAAATTTAAAGATGTCATGCTCGATAAGTAGCCGGAATAGCACCTTGA
Proteins encoded:
- a CDS encoding D,D-heptose 1,7-bisphosphate phosphatase → MRASSPPPSAAVACCCVLIAPPCTWPWLPVPTPLLCSAPLTPTSSCPPSAIAAWASPRPPATSPTLHPRQCWRQCGVARAAVFLDRDGVLNREAGYLHQVADLELIPGAAQALRQLNQQQWFCCLVSNQSGPARGYYSCAHVEALHRRLSRCLHAQARAWLDAIYYCLDLPPTAGGCVPEFARWSAWRKPNTGMLVAAAWAHDLDLGRSFVVGDKATDIDLAHNAGATGILVRTGYGDSVLAGRYQHPSAPDAVAADLGEAVRWIGQAAV
- a CDS encoding 2-C-methyl-D-erythritol 4-phosphate cytidylyltransferase, which encodes MHLLIPAAGLGSRMGGDRNKLLLRLLDRPLLAWTLLAVREASTIHWVGLIGQPGDFEAFEAIASEVGLPQAIQFIRGGETRQDSVYNGLQALPSQAERVLIHDGARCLVTSTLLDRCGEALDGCQALIAAVPVKDTVKMVDGDGRIEQTPDRRRMWAAQTPQGFEVARLRQCHHQGRARGWQVTDDAALFERCQLPVRTIQGEETNLKVTTQADLAVAEALLRQQLVQPAQRRPS
- a CDS encoding YdcF family protein — its product is MARRPRWRWLGAALALGLLGAASVIPLQLARARQQQPQPEAVLVLGGGGSERMQRAARLLRQRPQLEAWISAPKQTWPANRAAFRQTGVARDRLHPDFCPTDTVTNFTCLLQNEAFQAAGIQHLYVVTSDYHMRRARTIAVLVLGSRGIAVTPLAVPTSRSPEDWQRAARDALRSLLWLATGRTGAGLAQWLSTLKTDKEIFLKTIPLLLFSR
- a CDS encoding glycosyltransferase, whose translation is MQILALVPGGIGDQILFFPTLETLKQQYPQAIVDVLVEPRARGAYRVCPHADSVLTFDFKARNGAADYLNLLGTLRDREYEAALALGRRWTVGLLLWLAGIPTRVGYQTQSDWFLTDPVPLKPEQYAAELYHDLLQGLGIAAPCPPPRLSFPQPDIDWVEREQQRLGIAGSRYVLLHGGSSRLAADKGIDKTYPTQKWQAIVRDIRDKQPDLPIVLLQGPEDRDWVAAMQQADPELKTTAPPDAGKLAATIGGSSLLLCTDSAPMHLAVATGTYTIALFGPTDPDKLLPPERDRCVGIASPTGNIADIAPETVLEAVWGG
- a CDS encoding serine/threonine protein phosphatase codes for the protein MQPSFAGASDCGRVRASNQDRYCSDPQGRFFLVADGMGGHAGGERASELAIATVRDCLAQDWDTATDPGALLVEAIAAANTAITTEQGQHPERSQMGTTLVALALREEQAWCAHVGDSRLYRLRASELVQLTADHNWAAQAVRAGELSPEQARSHPYRNLLVQCLGQTPPPTPEVAPLAVQAGDRWLLCSDGLNGELTDAEIRDSWQASDSCQAAVEVLIAAAKARGGSDNITAVAVAAPS